A portion of the Phoenix dactylifera cultivar Barhee BC4 unplaced genomic scaffold, palm_55x_up_171113_PBpolish2nd_filt_p 001639F, whole genome shotgun sequence genome contains these proteins:
- the LOC120108918 gene encoding AP2-like ethylene-responsive transcription factor BBM2 produces the protein MCRIVVFVRSGVISLEMVPSIIRKGISQQPPPPYFQPLQEGMCSVLTGHEMYQPPLEEEQMGGGGIPGLKNWVTRSFGAGNNGLGEEGGVGSGGPLGAMGYGDLQRSIDTFGQRTSQYRGVTRHRWTGRYEAHLWDNSCKKEGQTRKGRQVYLGEPPLSLSTSFIYFNLLLLL, from the exons ATGTGCCGAATTGTGGTTTTCGTTCGTTCGGGAGTGATTTCTCTGGAGATGGTTCCGTCTATCATCCGGAAAGGTATATCTCAGCAGCCCCCTCCTCCTTACTTCCAGCCATTGCAGGAAGGGATGTGCTCTGTGCTCACAGGCCATGAGATGTATCAACcaccactggaagaggaacaaaTGGGAGGTGGTGGGATTCCGGGATTGAAGAACTGGGTCACCAGGAGCTTCGGCGCTGGCAACAACGGGCTGGGTGAGGAAGGGGGTGTGGGATCTGGTGGTCCTCTTGGTGCAATGGGGTATGGGGACTTGCAGAGATCCATCGATACATTTGGCCAGAGAACATCTCAGTATAGAGGTGTCACAAG GCATAGGTGGACTGGTAGGTATGAAGCCCATCTGTGGGACAATAGTTGCAAGAAGGAAGGCCAAACAAGGAAAGGAAGACAag TTTACTTGGGTGAGCCCCCGCTCTCTTTATCTACCTCTTTTATCTATtttaatcttcttcttcttctttag
- the LOC120108919 gene encoding AP2-like ethylene-responsive transcription factor CRL5 → MEEKAARAYDLAALKYWGPSTHINFPLEDYQQELEEMKNMSRQEYVAHLRRKSSGFSRGASMYRGVTRHHQHGRWQARIGRVSGNKDLYLGTFSKFLRLEVQPLCCTQSKMLKFQRSCRRMWLLAMTLVLCIRHRWIDLKLVT, encoded by the exons ATGGAAGAGAAAGCTGCAAGAGCCTATGACTTGGCTGCCCTCAAATACTGGGGACCTTCCACACATATCAACTTCCCG TTGGAAGATTATCAACAAGAACTCGAGGAAATGAAGAACATGAGTCGACAAGAATATGTTGCTCATTTGAGAAG AAAAAGTAGTGGGTTCTCACGAGGAGCTTCTATGTACCGAGGCGTGACGAG GCACCACCAGCATGGAAGATGGCAAGCTCGAATTGGGAGGGTTTCAGGAAACAAAGATCTTTATCTTGGAACCTTCAGTAAGTTTTTGAGGTTAGAAGTCCAACCGCTATGCTGCACCCAATCTAagatgctgaaatttcagaggtCCTGTCGAAGAATGTGGTTACTGGCAATGACTCTGGTTTTGTGCATCAGGCATAGGTGGATTG